In Luteitalea sp. TBR-22, one genomic interval encodes:
- a CDS encoding circadian clock KaiB family protein encodes MSEIIRELERLVGGDSTATYVLRLYVTGSTPQSSRAVANIKAICDEHLPGRYELEVIDLYQQPELAREGDVVVAPTLVRQLPSPVVRLIGDLSNTPRVLLALGLKSDGEGR; translated from the coding sequence ATGTCTGAAATCATCAGGGAACTCGAGCGCCTGGTCGGCGGCGACTCCACGGCCACGTACGTCCTCCGCCTGTACGTCACCGGCAGCACGCCCCAGTCGAGTCGCGCCGTTGCCAACATCAAGGCCATCTGCGACGAGCACCTGCCCGGCCGCTACGAACTCGAGGTGATCGATCTCTACCAGCAGCCGGAACTGGCGCGGGAGGGCGACGTCGTGGTGGCGCCGACCCTGGTCCGGCAACTGCCGTCGCCCGTCGTCCGGCTGATCGGCGACCTGTCCAACACGCCGCGGGTCCTGCTGGCCCTCGGCCTCAAGTCCGACGGTGAGGGCCGATGA
- a CDS encoding ATP-binding protein: MTSTSLSSAEVEVLQARLAEAEELLLAIRNGDVDALLVRGPTGDRVYSLTGATEPYRLLIEKMGQGALTLSRDGLILYCNGSFARLVHERQERVIGAHLLDFVDEPCRAAVGRLIEHGQDERASSDDVALRARDGGLVIVQLDVHPLPETADAVLGVVATDLTVTRRREAELVETMRRLDVLNRRLSEEVAERRHAEDEVRALNASLETMVAERTRQLEAANHDLESFAYSVSHDLRAPLRHLHGFVGLLREASAGQLPPESAHYLQVIADASEQMGGLVEALLQFSRAKRAQLSLRPVNLTELVDECRVALQPLTAGRRVVWDVAPMPPVLADPVLIRQVLMNLLDNALKYSREQEEARIGVGCDGREGDQLVFHVSDNGVGFDPAYAHKLFGVFQRLHRAEEFEGTGIGLAIVHNIVNRHGGRVWADSEPSRGATFRFTLRPAASPAVPQARA, translated from the coding sequence ATGACCTCCACCTCGCTCTCGTCCGCAGAAGTCGAAGTCCTGCAGGCGCGGCTGGCCGAAGCCGAGGAACTCCTCCTCGCGATCCGCAACGGCGACGTGGATGCCCTGCTCGTGCGTGGGCCTACCGGCGACCGCGTGTACAGCCTCACCGGCGCCACCGAGCCCTACCGCCTGCTGATCGAGAAGATGGGGCAGGGCGCCCTCACGCTGTCGCGCGACGGCCTGATCCTGTACTGCAACGGCAGCTTCGCCCGCCTCGTGCACGAGCGCCAGGAACGCGTCATCGGCGCTCACCTGCTCGACTTCGTCGACGAGCCCTGCCGCGCCGCCGTGGGGCGACTGATCGAGCACGGGCAGGACGAGCGTGCGAGCTCGGACGACGTCGCCCTGCGCGCCAGGGACGGCGGGCTGGTGATCGTACAGCTCGACGTCCATCCGCTTCCCGAGACTGCCGACGCGGTGCTGGGCGTGGTCGCCACCGACCTGACCGTGACGCGACGGCGGGAAGCGGAGCTGGTCGAGACGATGAGGCGACTCGACGTCCTGAATCGGCGCCTCTCGGAGGAAGTCGCCGAGCGTCGGCATGCGGAGGACGAGGTGCGGGCCCTGAACGCGAGCCTCGAGACGATGGTGGCCGAGCGCACGCGGCAACTCGAGGCGGCCAACCACGACCTGGAGTCCTTCGCCTACTCGGTGTCTCACGACCTGCGCGCGCCGCTCAGGCACCTGCACGGGTTCGTCGGGCTGCTGCGGGAGGCCTCGGCCGGCCAGTTGCCGCCCGAGAGTGCCCACTACCTGCAGGTCATCGCCGATGCCAGTGAGCAGATGGGGGGGCTCGTCGAGGCGCTGCTGCAGTTCTCACGCGCCAAACGCGCCCAGCTGAGCCTGCGTCCGGTGAACCTCACCGAGTTGGTCGACGAGTGTCGCGTCGCCCTGCAGCCGCTGACCGCCGGCCGCCGCGTGGTGTGGGACGTCGCGCCGATGCCGCCGGTGCTGGCCGATCCGGTCCTCATCAGGCAGGTGTTGATGAACCTGCTCGACAACGCCCTGAAGTACTCGCGCGAGCAGGAGGAGGCACGGATCGGCGTGGGCTGCGACGGACGCGAAGGCGACCAGCTCGTGTTCCACGTCAGTGACAACGGCGTCGGGTTCGATCCGGCGTACGCGCACAAGCTGTTCGGCGTGTTCCAGCGGCTCCATCGCGCCGAGGAGTTCGAGGGGACGGGGATCGGCCTGGCGATCGTCCACAACATCGTCAACCGCCACGGCGGGCGCGTCTGGGCCGACAGCGAGCCTTCCCGTGGGGCGACGTTCCGGTTCACGCTCAGGCCGGCCGCTTCGCCGGCCGTGCCGCAGGCCAGGGCGTGA
- a CDS encoding hybrid sensor histidine kinase/response regulator — protein sequence MGRALRVLILEDEPADAELMVHALRRGEFLPEWSRVDTPETFLDALSPDLDVILADYSLPRFDGMAALAMVRARGLVVPFIVVSGSLGDERAVECVKAGATDYVLKDRLARLGQVVARALDDAARDAALRESQLRLRLATSVAGIGTWDWNLQTDEVIYSPEWQSQLGLLDEQVGTTPAEWESRLHPEDRERMRAAIRRASLAEGASIDEEYRLKHKDGTYRWIQTRGASLREGSAGQPRLLCCHVDVTARKQEFLEHQRLARTMQVLLDSVGEGVIGLDPHGRCTFINQSGARTLGWSFDEAIGQDVHALMHHAPADGASHAAEQCPIIATAASGTPCRSDDDVIWKRDGTAFPARYASNPIVDGGTARGAVVTFEDDTQRRLIEARVRQSQKLESMGRLTGGVAHDFNNLLTAILGYCELLMAKFAPDDARRSDVAEIRRAGEIAAGLTRQLLAFSRRQVLRPEVLDLNAIVSATERLLGRVIGENVRLHLRLDPEAGAIKADAHQIEQVLLNLAVNARDAMPHGGVLTLETAVEAWPTDEANPPEALGGTCAVLKVSDTGRGMSDDVLSHAFEPFFTTKGPGHGTGLGLATVLGIVEQSGGRIEVESHVDRGTSFTIRLPRVAPALRRDEPPVSTTVPSGHETILVVEDDEAIRLLVRTALEGAGYRVQAVASAEAALLLDETRADLLITDLLLPGLDGRQLGERLSRRSPGLRVLYMSGYSGSTLLDDQGLSPSEAFLGKPFTLRQLTETVRRVLDGPSAAPAGPHSFGDIA from the coding sequence ATGGGGAGAGCACTTCGCGTCCTGATTCTCGAGGACGAACCGGCCGACGCGGAACTCATGGTCCACGCCCTGCGCCGCGGCGAGTTCCTGCCCGAGTGGTCGCGCGTCGACACCCCGGAGACGTTCCTCGACGCGCTGTCGCCCGACCTCGACGTCATCCTCGCCGACTACTCGTTGCCCCGGTTCGACGGGATGGCCGCGCTCGCGATGGTCAGGGCGCGCGGTCTCGTCGTGCCGTTCATCGTCGTCTCCGGATCGCTCGGGGATGAACGTGCCGTCGAGTGCGTCAAGGCCGGCGCCACCGACTACGTGCTCAAGGATCGCCTCGCGCGGCTCGGCCAGGTGGTGGCGCGCGCCCTCGACGATGCCGCCAGGGACGCAGCGCTGCGGGAGAGCCAACTGCGCCTCCGCCTCGCCACCTCGGTGGCCGGCATCGGCACGTGGGACTGGAACCTGCAGACCGACGAGGTGATCTACTCGCCGGAATGGCAATCACAGCTCGGCCTTCTCGACGAGCAGGTGGGTACGACGCCCGCGGAATGGGAATCGAGGCTTCACCCCGAAGACCGCGAGCGCATGCGCGCAGCCATTCGCCGTGCGTCGCTTGCCGAGGGCGCGTCGATCGACGAGGAGTACCGCCTGAAGCACAAGGACGGCACGTATCGCTGGATCCAGACGCGGGGCGCCTCGCTTCGTGAGGGCTCGGCGGGGCAGCCGCGCCTCCTGTGCTGCCACGTCGACGTCACGGCACGCAAGCAGGAGTTCCTCGAGCATCAGCGACTCGCGAGGACGATGCAGGTGCTGCTGGACTCGGTCGGCGAGGGCGTGATCGGCCTCGACCCGCACGGGCGCTGCACGTTCATCAACCAATCGGGCGCCCGTACGCTCGGGTGGTCCTTCGACGAGGCCATCGGCCAGGACGTCCACGCGCTCATGCACCATGCGCCGGCCGATGGCGCGTCACATGCCGCCGAGCAGTGCCCGATCATCGCGACGGCCGCGTCGGGGACCCCGTGCCGCTCCGACGACGACGTGATCTGGAAGCGAGACGGGACCGCCTTTCCCGCCCGCTACGCGTCCAACCCCATCGTCGACGGCGGGACGGCGCGCGGCGCCGTGGTGACCTTCGAGGACGACACGCAACGCCGCCTGATCGAGGCCAGAGTACGACAGAGCCAGAAGCTGGAGTCCATGGGGCGCCTGACCGGCGGCGTGGCGCACGACTTCAACAACCTGCTCACCGCGATCCTCGGCTACTGCGAACTGCTCATGGCCAAGTTCGCGCCCGACGACGCGCGGCGGTCCGACGTCGCCGAGATTCGACGTGCCGGCGAGATTGCGGCCGGTCTCACCCGACAGTTGCTGGCCTTCAGCCGCCGCCAGGTGCTCCGGCCCGAAGTGCTGGATCTCAATGCGATCGTCAGCGCCACCGAGCGGTTGCTGGGGCGCGTCATCGGCGAGAACGTCAGGCTGCACCTGCGCCTCGACCCGGAGGCTGGGGCCATCAAGGCCGATGCCCACCAGATCGAGCAGGTGCTGCTGAACCTGGCCGTCAACGCACGCGATGCCATGCCCCACGGGGGCGTGCTGACCCTGGAGACCGCCGTGGAGGCCTGGCCGACCGACGAGGCGAATCCTCCGGAAGCCCTGGGCGGGACGTGCGCCGTGTTGAAGGTCTCGGACACCGGCAGGGGCATGAGCGACGACGTGCTGTCGCACGCCTTCGAGCCCTTCTTCACCACCAAGGGCCCAGGGCACGGCACGGGGCTCGGCCTGGCCACGGTGCTCGGGATCGTCGAGCAGAGCGGCGGGCGCATCGAGGTCGAGAGCCACGTCGACCGCGGGACGTCGTTCACGATACGCCTGCCGCGCGTGGCCCCCGCTCTGCGCCGCGATGAACCGCCGGTGTCGACGACCGTGCCCTCCGGTCACGAGACCATCCTCGTGGTCGAGGACGATGAGGCCATCCGGCTGCTGGTCCGCACGGCGCTCGAGGGCGCCGGCTATCGGGTGCAGGCCGTCGCGTCAGCCGAGGCCGCGCTCCTGCTTGACGAAACCCGGGCCGACCTGCTCATCACCGACCTGCTGCTGCCGGGGCTGGACGGCCGTCAGCTCGGTGAGCGGCTGTCCCGGCGGTCTCCCGGCCTGCGAGTGCTGTACATGTCCGGCTACTCCGGGAGCACCCTGCTCGACGACCAGGGGTTGTCTCCGAGCGAGGCGTTCCTCGGCAAGCCGTTCACCCTGCGCCAACTCACCGAGACGGTGCGCCGGGTCCTCGATGGGCCGTCGGCCGCGCCCGCTGGACCCCATTCCTTCGGAGACATCGCATGA
- a CDS encoding response regulator transcription factor has product MTPLRVVVTDDHALVRAGIRALLDRMPEVEVVAEGGTGEEALALVEALEPDVLLIDVALPGLSGLEVAARVRATHPRVKVIVLSIHDNEEYVMQALSAGAVGYLLKDAAASQLDLALAAVARNETYLSPAISRRVIDEYVSRVGGREPSSEGLTPRQREVVRFIAQGKSVKEIAFLLDLSVKTVETHRAQAMERLGIHDVAGLVRYAMRTGLIPPIP; this is encoded by the coding sequence ATGACGCCGCTTCGCGTTGTCGTGACCGACGACCATGCGCTGGTCCGCGCCGGCATCCGGGCCCTGCTCGATCGGATGCCCGAGGTGGAGGTCGTCGCCGAGGGTGGCACGGGCGAAGAGGCGCTCGCACTCGTGGAGGCACTGGAGCCGGACGTCCTGCTCATCGACGTGGCGCTGCCGGGTCTCAGCGGCCTGGAGGTCGCGGCGCGCGTGCGGGCAACCCACCCCCGCGTCAAGGTGATCGTGCTCTCGATCCACGACAACGAGGAGTACGTGATGCAGGCGCTGTCGGCTGGCGCCGTGGGATACCTCCTCAAGGATGCGGCGGCCTCGCAGCTGGACCTCGCGTTGGCTGCGGTCGCCCGCAACGAGACGTACCTGAGCCCCGCCATCTCTCGCCGCGTGATCGACGAGTACGTGTCGCGGGTGGGCGGCCGTGAGCCGTCGTCGGAGGGACTGACACCGCGGCAGCGCGAGGTCGTCCGCTTCATCGCCCAGGGCAAGAGCGTCAAGGAGATCGCCTTCCTGCTCGACCTCAGCGTCAAGACGGTCGAGACCCATCGCGCCCAGGCGATGGAGCGGCTCGGCATCCACGACGTCGCCGGTCTCGTGCGGTATGCCATGCGCACGGGGCTGATCCCTCCGATCCCTTAG
- a CDS encoding GDSL-type esterase/lipase family protein: MTRPTGRWIARAALCAALGVVPALAPSVMAQAATPVPAQGAGRFEIPDNDDGLPGVGPLRRYGWFRTLWRDKRTKWASEVQQDQGAVVLLGDSITQGWNDRLPAAFPGMKIANRGISGDTSRGVLLRLQDDVLALHPKAVVLLIGTNDLEEGARPDVVESNVRTILSAFRAYDPAMPVVLCQVFPSSAKMKRPSPLIKETNARLMGLVRNDPQVTAIETWRLWADADGDAPVGEFPDLLHLNDAGYARWAAALRPVFESLGLMPAATEPFAPEPGFELLFNGRDLTGWGYRATTDEEKAAAARWQASDPNAALWPIVATPVTFDGRTSSPDGRWRVVADRIVTATPSEYRKVQQLWTTRTFEGDFVLKLEFRGTPFADGGLFLRGPQVQVRDYRLSGPYTGLAKYRPQEWNELVVTVRGGVAEITCNGEVLEAAFKVPPSGAIGLEGDRGQMEYRRIRVARR; this comes from the coding sequence ATGACCCGACCGACTGGCCGCTGGATCGCGAGGGCCGCCCTGTGCGCGGCCCTCGGCGTCGTGCCCGCCCTCGCCCCGTCCGTCATGGCACAGGCCGCGACGCCTGTCCCGGCACAGGGCGCCGGTCGCTTCGAGATTCCCGACAACGACGACGGCCTGCCCGGCGTGGGGCCACTGCGTCGCTATGGGTGGTTCCGGACCTTGTGGCGAGACAAGCGGACGAAGTGGGCGTCAGAGGTCCAGCAGGATCAGGGCGCCGTCGTGCTGCTCGGCGACTCGATCACCCAGGGCTGGAACGACCGTCTGCCGGCCGCGTTCCCGGGCATGAAGATCGCCAACCGCGGGATCAGCGGCGACACGTCCCGCGGCGTGCTCCTTCGACTGCAGGACGACGTGCTGGCGTTGCACCCGAAGGCGGTGGTGCTGCTGATCGGCACCAACGACCTCGAGGAGGGCGCGCGACCGGACGTCGTCGAGAGCAACGTCCGCACGATCCTCTCGGCCTTCCGCGCGTACGACCCCGCAATGCCGGTCGTGCTCTGCCAGGTCTTCCCGAGTTCGGCGAAGATGAAGCGGCCCAGTCCCCTCATCAAGGAGACCAATGCGCGCCTGATGGGCCTGGTGCGCAACGACCCGCAGGTCACCGCTATCGAGACGTGGCGGCTGTGGGCCGACGCCGATGGCGACGCTCCGGTCGGCGAGTTCCCCGACCTCCTGCACCTCAACGACGCCGGCTACGCACGCTGGGCGGCGGCGCTGCGCCCCGTGTTCGAGTCGCTCGGGCTGATGCCCGCGGCAACCGAGCCCTTCGCGCCCGAGCCGGGCTTCGAGCTGCTCTTCAACGGCCGTGACCTCACGGGCTGGGGCTATCGCGCCACCACGGACGAGGAGAAGGCGGCCGCGGCCAGATGGCAGGCGTCGGACCCGAACGCGGCTCTGTGGCCGATCGTGGCCACGCCGGTGACCTTCGACGGTCGGACGTCCAGCCCCGACGGGCGCTGGCGCGTCGTCGCCGACCGCATCGTCACCGCCACGCCGTCCGAGTACCGCAAGGTACAGCAGCTGTGGACGACCCGAACGTTCGAGGGCGACTTCGTCCTCAAGCTGGAGTTCAGGGGGACGCCGTTCGCCGACGGCGGCCTCTTCCTGCGCGGGCCGCAAGTGCAGGTGCGCGATTACCGGTTGTCGGGGCCGTACACGGGACTGGCGAAGTACCGGCCCCAGGAGTGGAACGAACTCGTCGTCACCGTCCGCGGCGGCGTGGCGGAGATCACGTGCAACGGCGAGGTGCTCGAGGCCGCCTTCAAGGTGCCGCCGTCGGGCGCGATCGGCCTCGAGGGTGATCGCGGGCAGATGGAATACCGGCGCATCCGCGTGGCGCGTCGCTGA
- the kaiC gene encoding circadian clock protein KaiC gives MSPAPRRGRVRALPKTPTGIVGLDEITAGGLPRGRPTLVCGGPGCGKTLLAMEFVVRGAMQFGEPGVFVTFEEKADELEANVRSLGFDLDRLVAQKKLVVDHVFVERSEIEETGVYDLEGLFIRIGYAIDRIGAKRVALDTIEVLFAGLLDHTVVRAELRRLFRWLKDRGVTAVITAERGGTMMTRHGMEEYVSDCVLLLDHRVTDQVATRRLRIVKYRGSTHGPNEYPFLIDEGGISLWAISSMRLEHAAPSSRISSGVAALDQMLGKGFYRGSTVLISGTAGTGKTSLASAFADGTCRRGERCLYFAFEESPAQVCRNMRSIGIDLQHWLDVGLLHYVAVRPSYWGLEMHVVQMVRAITEFKPHAVVIDPISSLEFGTPLGDLKAALLRIVDLLKTRGITAILTSLTSGGGDLEQTDVGLSSLVDTWIVLRDYETRGERNRLVHILKSRGSAHSNQLREFTLSARGFQLADPYVGPEGLLTGTARLAQASRDADERVSRTARLERERLASEIRRRALEGQIAALQAGLASEQQQFDLLVAGETERHEREVHAAEAIARGRHSDTPVPASRRDSAPRGARR, from the coding sequence ATGAGTCCCGCTCCTCGCCGCGGACGTGTCCGCGCACTGCCCAAGACGCCGACCGGCATCGTCGGCCTCGACGAGATCACGGCAGGCGGCCTTCCCAGGGGGCGGCCGACGCTGGTCTGCGGCGGACCCGGGTGCGGCAAGACGCTGCTGGCGATGGAGTTCGTCGTGCGCGGCGCGATGCAGTTCGGCGAGCCGGGCGTGTTCGTCACGTTCGAGGAGAAGGCCGACGAACTGGAGGCCAACGTCCGGTCGCTCGGCTTCGACCTCGATCGACTGGTGGCGCAGAAGAAGCTGGTCGTGGACCACGTCTTCGTCGAGCGCAGCGAGATCGAGGAGACCGGCGTCTACGACCTCGAGGGGCTCTTCATCAGGATCGGGTATGCCATCGACAGGATCGGCGCCAAGCGAGTAGCGCTCGACACGATCGAGGTGCTGTTTGCCGGGCTGCTCGATCACACCGTCGTCCGGGCGGAGTTGCGTCGGCTGTTCCGCTGGCTGAAGGACCGCGGCGTGACGGCCGTGATCACCGCCGAGCGCGGCGGCACCATGATGACGCGCCACGGCATGGAGGAGTACGTCTCTGACTGCGTGCTCCTGCTCGATCATCGCGTGACCGACCAGGTCGCGACACGGCGGTTGCGCATCGTGAAGTACCGGGGCTCGACGCACGGCCCCAACGAGTACCCGTTCCTGATCGACGAAGGCGGCATCTCGCTGTGGGCGATCAGCTCCATGCGCCTCGAGCACGCCGCGCCGTCCTCCCGCATCTCGTCAGGGGTCGCCGCCCTGGACCAGATGCTGGGCAAGGGGTTCTATCGCGGCAGCACGGTGCTGATCTCGGGCACGGCGGGCACCGGCAAGACGAGCCTGGCGTCGGCATTCGCCGACGGGACGTGCCGCCGGGGCGAGCGCTGTCTGTATTTTGCGTTCGAGGAGTCTCCCGCGCAGGTCTGCCGCAACATGCGGTCGATCGGCATCGACCTCCAGCACTGGCTCGACGTCGGCCTCCTGCACTACGTGGCGGTCAGGCCGAGCTATTGGGGCCTCGAGATGCACGTGGTGCAGATGGTCAGGGCCATCACGGAGTTCAAGCCACATGCCGTCGTCATCGACCCGATCTCCAGTCTCGAATTCGGGACGCCGCTCGGCGACCTCAAGGCGGCGCTGCTGCGCATCGTCGACCTGCTCAAGACCCGCGGCATCACGGCGATCCTGACGAGCCTGACCAGCGGCGGCGGCGACCTCGAACAGACCGACGTCGGGCTGTCGTCGCTCGTCGACACGTGGATCGTGTTGCGCGACTACGAGACGCGCGGGGAGCGCAATCGGCTGGTCCACATCCTCAAGTCCAGGGGAAGCGCGCACTCCAATCAGCTCAGGGAGTTCACCCTCTCGGCTCGCGGCTTCCAGCTGGCCGACCCCTACGTCGGGCCAGAGGGCCTCCTCACCGGCACGGCGCGGCTTGCCCAGGCCAGTCGCGATGCCGACGAGCGGGTGAGCCGCACCGCGCGCCTCGAGCGCGAGCGCCTGGCCTCCGAGATCCGGAGGCGGGCGCTCGAAGGGCAGATCGCCGCGCTGCAGGCAGGACTGGCGTCGGAGCAACAGCAGTTCGACCTGCTGGTCGCGGGCGAGACCGAGCGCCACGAGCGCGAGGTGCACGCCGCCGAGGCCATCGCGCGCGGGCGCCACTCCGACACGCCAGTGCCCGCGTCTCGACGGGACAGCGCCCCTCGTGGAGCGAGGCGATGA
- a CDS encoding PAS domain-containing protein, which translates to MPTYLPDEGSRPGGLSSAVEQAGESAPAGAALPLDIAPDTLLEALLSRSPCGLVLISSDGTCLALNERAERQVLGTATAVSNGAAGLQPIVSDEGESLGAFAARVLQDGAGTLTASIPSADAPERAIELQAVPWRHDDGATIVASIRDVSAQRARERVLRESEERLRLALQAARMGTYDWDIPRGRLTWSREHEELWGLAPGEFDGTYEMFASRVHPDDLPAVDHGVARCIEAREPFAGEFRVVWPDGTVRWIAGTGEFEFGPTGAPLKMRGVVREITEQKVAEARLQASDRRFRSVVEHAWDGISISREDGTLEYVSPSAARMLGEEVDRLVAHDLAERVHPADRARMESRLDEVRSTPHAVVTWSHRLRHRSGEYRWVEVTATNLLDDPAVNGIVSNFRDVTERRQATTTCGWRMPRCSRSRAGC; encoded by the coding sequence ATGCCGACGTACCTGCCTGACGAGGGGAGCAGGCCCGGAGGGCTCTCGAGCGCCGTTGAACAGGCGGGGGAGTCGGCACCTGCCGGCGCGGCGTTGCCGCTGGACATCGCGCCCGACACGTTGCTCGAGGCCCTCTTGAGTCGGTCGCCCTGTGGTCTCGTGCTCATCTCGAGCGACGGTACGTGCCTGGCGCTCAACGAACGCGCCGAGCGGCAGGTGCTCGGTACCGCGACCGCCGTCTCGAACGGCGCGGCAGGCCTGCAGCCAATCGTGAGCGACGAGGGCGAATCACTGGGAGCGTTTGCGGCCAGGGTCCTGCAGGACGGGGCCGGGACGCTCACCGCCAGCATCCCGAGTGCCGACGCACCGGAGCGCGCCATCGAACTGCAGGCCGTGCCGTGGCGGCACGACGACGGCGCCACCATCGTCGCCTCCATTCGGGACGTCTCGGCACAGCGGGCGCGTGAACGCGTGCTGCGCGAGAGCGAGGAGCGGCTTCGCCTGGCGCTGCAGGCGGCGAGGATGGGCACCTACGACTGGGACATCCCCCGCGGGCGCCTCACCTGGTCGCGCGAGCACGAAGAGCTGTGGGGGCTCGCGCCGGGCGAGTTCGACGGCACCTACGAGATGTTCGCCAGTCGGGTGCATCCCGACGACCTGCCGGCGGTTGACCACGGAGTCGCACGGTGCATCGAAGCCCGCGAGCCGTTCGCGGGCGAGTTCCGGGTCGTGTGGCCTGACGGGACGGTGCGCTGGATTGCCGGGACCGGTGAGTTCGAGTTCGGGCCGACCGGCGCCCCGCTCAAGATGCGGGGAGTGGTCCGGGAGATCACCGAGCAGAAGGTCGCGGAAGCACGCCTGCAGGCCAGCGACCGGCGCTTTCGCTCGGTGGTCGAGCACGCCTGGGACGGGATCAGCATCTCGCGGGAGGACGGGACCCTGGAGTACGTCTCGCCGTCGGCGGCGCGGATGCTCGGCGAGGAGGTGGACCGGCTGGTCGCGCACGACCTCGCCGAACGCGTGCACCCCGCCGACCGGGCCCGGATGGAGAGCCGACTCGACGAGGTGCGGTCGACGCCCCACGCCGTCGTCACGTGGTCGCACCGCCTGCGGCACAGGAGCGGGGAGTACCGCTGGGTCGAGGTCACCGCCACCAACCTGCTCGACGACCCGGCCGTCAACGGCATCGTCAGCAACTTCCGCGACGTCACCGAGCGCCGACAGGCGACGACGACCTGCGGGTGGCGCATGCCACGCTGCAGTCGCTCTCGCGCCGGCTGTTGA
- a CDS encoding circadian clock KaiB family protein → MTRPQARRPTRVQTAGEADPPWVLRLYVAGATPRSAAAFRNLTQVCEEYLKGQYRIDVIDLLAHPQLAQGDQILAVPTLVRKLPAPIRRIIGDLSNTERVLVGLDLRPGASPPARTARRPADV, encoded by the coding sequence ATGACACGGCCCCAGGCTCGTCGCCCGACCCGAGTCCAGACGGCAGGCGAGGCCGATCCGCCCTGGGTGCTGCGCCTGTACGTGGCTGGCGCCACGCCCAGGTCGGCGGCCGCCTTCAGGAACCTGACCCAGGTGTGCGAGGAGTACCTGAAGGGGCAGTACCGTATCGACGTGATCGATCTGCTGGCGCATCCCCAGCTGGCCCAGGGCGATCAGATCCTCGCGGTGCCGACGCTCGTCCGTAAGCTGCCGGCGCCCATCAGACGCATCATCGGCGACCTCTCCAACACCGAGCGCGTGCTGGTGGGGCTCGACCTGCGACCGGGCGCATCGCCCCCCGCCAGGACCGCGCGGCGGCCAGCCGATGTCTGA
- a CDS encoding sensor histidine kinase, with protein sequence MAHATLQSLSRRLLTVQETERRSLARELHDEIAQALTAAKIALQALERFPDPAVLADRLRDATRVVDDALGQVRALLLQLRPPMLDDLGLEPALRWLADQCGLRSGLRVVFECRTPIDRLPPAIETACFRVAQEALTNVIKHADASTVTLELERGPEALQLHVADDGRGFDVQGARSAARRGASLGLLGMEERAILAGGMIEWVSSPRRGTAVHVMFPIAAEGPA encoded by the coding sequence GTGGCGCATGCCACGCTGCAGTCGCTCTCGCGCCGGCTGTTGACCGTGCAGGAGACCGAGCGCCGCAGCCTTGCGCGTGAACTGCACGACGAGATTGCCCAGGCCCTCACGGCCGCCAAGATCGCCCTGCAGGCACTCGAGCGATTCCCGGACCCTGCCGTGCTCGCCGACCGGCTGCGCGATGCCACCCGTGTTGTCGACGACGCGCTCGGCCAGGTGCGCGCCCTGCTGCTGCAGTTGCGTCCCCCGATGCTCGACGACCTCGGCCTCGAGCCGGCGCTGCGCTGGCTGGCCGACCAGTGCGGCCTCCGCTCCGGATTGCGTGTGGTATTCGAGTGCCGGACCCCGATCGATCGCCTTCCTCCCGCCATCGAGACGGCCTGCTTCCGGGTGGCTCAGGAGGCGCTCACCAACGTGATCAAGCATGCCGACGCCAGCACCGTCACGCTCGAACTCGAACGCGGCCCCGAGGCCCTGCAACTCCACGTCGCCGACGATGGCCGCGGCTTCGACGTCCAGGGGGCGCGCTCCGCGGCGCGGCGTGGCGCGAGCCTCGGGCTGCTCGGGATGGAGGAGCGGGCCATCCTCGCCGGCGGCATGATCGAGTGGGTCTCCTCGCCGCGGCGCGGTACCGCCGTCCACGTCATGTTCCCGATCGCCGCCGAGGGCCCCGCATGA